Proteins from a genomic interval of Rosa chinensis cultivar Old Blush chromosome 2, RchiOBHm-V2, whole genome shotgun sequence:
- the LOC112186783 gene encoding mucin-12 isoform X2 has translation MSSGGGFRVSIPNSVRKTIQDIKEITGNHSEEEIYAMLKECNMDPNETAQKLLLQDPFHEVKRKRDKRKENLNNRESAEPRWRPGMPGRGGRGGRVNFSSRPPHDAGGGRNSGPGTENGPAQVAEKGVAPSLPTTRETKTKERSLVTSSVTVIVGGPSNVASGTTTVVPASQLSTGTSAEISLSLVGDKSGSSVSAVDAKKIPTSAFGNEDLHEQAAPSSSSSSVLPNPASTLGACFSPSDPVLVPSNDSRLPGSVGTIKREVVSHHPPASEVGSSLAQGKTTSKTQGVGKTQPSDFSHPSSTSTHGGSVSRPSSNYSSRSQQLIGTQKAVGTNKEWKPKPIVSAVVQGQATANVAAPEVPADLVEVSPQSQPVSSVLDSEEATSKLQKKLEELHLPQLPQRKLVILPNHIHVPESERNKLSFGSFGATFGVTNSYVSGPESEKSSTPRSETSQVIEESVEEQSSSNQNVLATADEGDFPDHSQSPTHMLENLSSVEGDVSSSAAQGHNESKHDTVLTSGGHQLPVANTSPNYSFGIVPPILGSQLAAFENSESQARDISRLPSFVVQQPLDPASYYAQFYRSGADSDGRLSPFPSPGVSTKYNGNVGVLPPSSQSPQEGGVLSAAGPTPLVTQASGLVQSSIAVTQQPVPVFRPPAGVHIPHYANYIPYSHYFNPFYVPPPIHQYLGNGAFPQQPQAGGVYPAPPAAAATGVKYSLPQYKAGTNTGNSNHMGMASGYGPYGSSPAGYNPSPATTAGNTTPNEDLSTSQFKESNVYITGQQSEGSSVWVAAPNREMPSLTSSFYNLPPQGQHVTFTPTQAGHGFYHPAQAVSAAAVHPLLQQSQTMAGAVDMVGPGGSVYQQPQHAQQINWPSNY, from the exons ATGAGTAGTGGTGGtgggtttagggtttcaatCCCAAACAGTGTGAGGAAGACGATCCAGGACATCAAAGAGATCACAGGCAATCACAGCGAGGAAGAAATCTATGCAATGCTCAAGGAATGTAACATGGATCCCAACGAGACCGCGCAGAAACTTCTCCTTCAGG ATCCATTTCATGAGGTCAAAAGGAAACGTGACAAGAGAAAAGAG AATCTGAACAACAGAGAGTCTGCAGAGCCACGGTGGAGGCCTGGAATGCCGGGTAGGGGGGGTAGGGGTGGTCGGGTGAATTTTTCATCTCGTCCACCACATG ATGCCGGTGGTGGCAGGAACTCAGGTCCTGGAACTGAGAATGGACCCGCTCAGGTTGCAGAGAAAGGTGTTGCTCCCTCTTTGCCAACCACTCGTGAGACAAAAACTAAAGAGAGAAGTCTGGTAACAAG CTCTGTAACTGTGATTGTGGGTGGTCCTTCCAATGTGGCTTCGGGAACTACTACTGTTGTGCCTGCCTCACAGTTATCTACTGGAACTAGTGCTGAAATAAGTTTGTCATTGGTTGGGGATAAATCGGGTAGCTCGGTCTCTGCAGTGGATGCAAAAAAAATCCCCACCAGTGCATTCGGAAATGAGGACTTGCACGAGCAGGCTGCACCAAGCTCCAGTAGTAGCTCAGTTTTGCCAAACCCAGCGTCTACATTGGGAGCATGCTTTTCCCCCTCTGATCCTGTACTGGTGCCGTCTAATGATTCACGGCTCCCAGGTTCTGTGGGCACAATCAAACGTGAAGTTGTGAGCCATCATCCTCCTG CTTCTGAGGTTGGCAGCTCTTTAGCACAAGGAAAAACAACAAGCAAAACACAGGGAGTTGGGAAAACTCAGCCCTCTGATTTTTCACATCCTTCATCTACATCAACTCATGGCGGTTCGGTTAGTCGGCCATCATCTAATTATAGTAGCCGGTCGCAACAACTAATTGGCACTCAAAAAG CAGTTGGTACCAACAAGGAGTGGAAACCAAAGCCCATAGTTTCTGCTGTTGTTCAAGGTCAAGCAACAGCTAATGTAGCTGCACCTGAGGTGCCTGCTGATTTGGTAGAGGTCTCTCCGCAGTCACAACCTGTTTCAAGTGTCCTTGATTCGGAAGAAGCAACTTCAAAACTGCAGAAGAAGCTAGAGGAATTACACCTTCCACAGCTTCCACAGCGCAAATTAGTTATTCTTCCAAATCACATACACGTTCCTGAGTCTGAACGAAACAAGTTGAGTTTTGGAAGCTTTGGGGCAACTTTTGGTGTAACGAATAGCTATGTCAGTGGTCCTGAGAGTGAGAAGAGCTCTACCCCTCGGTCTGAAACTTCTCAGGTTATTGAAGAATCTGTGGAGGAACagtcctcaag CAATCAAAATGTGTTGGCAACTGCTGATGAGGGTGATTTTCCTGATCATTCGCAATCACCTACTCATATGCTTGAAAATCTATCATCTGTTGAGGGTGATGTCTCATCCAGTGCAGCCCAAGGACATAATGAATCTAAGCATGACACTGTATTGACTTCTGGAGGTCATCAGCTCCCAGTGGCTAATACTTCTCCGAATTATAGTTTTGGTATTGTACCTCCAATTTTAGGGAGTCAGCTTGCGGCATTTGAAAACTCTGAATCTCAAGCACGTGATATATCTCGGCTTCCAAGCTTTGTA GTACAACAACCCCTTGACCCAGCAAGTTATTATGCCCAATTTTACCGCTCAGGTGCTGATAGTGATGGCCGTCTTTCTCCTTTTCCATCTCCTGGGGTATCAACAAAGTACAATGGCAATGTTGGAGTATTGCCTCCAAGTTCTCAGTCTCCACAAGAG GGTGGGGTTCTTTCAGCAGCAGGTCCAACACCATTGGTGACACAGGCTTCTGGGCTTGTGCAAAGCTCAATAGCTGTAACTCAGCAGCCAGTTCCTGTCTTCCGACCGCCAGCTGGGGTGCACATTCCTCATTATGCTAACTACATTCCTTACAGTCACTACTTTAACCCATTCTATGTTCCGCCTCCTATCCACCAATATTTGGGTAATGGAGCATTTCCTCAACAACCTCAAGCAGGTGGTGTGTATCCAGCTCCACCAGCAGCTGCTGCCACAGGAGTCAAATACTCACTGCCACAATACAAAGCAGGGACTAATACAGGAAACTCAAATCACATGGGAATGGCAAGTGGATATGGGCCCTATGGCTCTTCCCCAGCTGGTTATAATCCCAGTCCTGCCACGACTGCAGGAAACACTACTCCCAATGAAGATCTTAGCACATCTCAGTTCAAGGAGAGTAATGTATACATCACCGGACAGCAG AGTGAAGGTTCATCTGTATGGGTTGCTGCACCTAACCGAGAAATGCCCAGCTTAACAAGTTCATTTTACAACCTTCCTCCACAGGGTCAGCATGTGACTTTCACTCCAACGCAGGCTGGCCATGGTTTCTACCACCCTGCACAAGCAGTATCAGCTGCAGCTGTCCATCCACTTCTGCAACAGTCCCAAACCATGGCTGGGGCAGTTGACATGGTGGGACCTGGGGGAAGTGTTTATCAGCAGCCTCAGCATGCACAACAAATCAACTGGCCGAGCAACTACTGA